The following nucleotide sequence is from Pseudonocardia abyssalis.
TGATCGGGAGGCCATCCTTCCACGCGACCGGCGGCGGTGCCCGGCCAGGCGCGTCAGGTCCCCTCGTCGGGTGTGGCGTGCACCCGTCCGCGACGCAGCAGCAACGCTGCGCCGATCAGTGCGGCGGCCGCCGACGCGATCAGGACGGCCGCCTTCGCCGCGTCGAGGACCTCGGGCAGGTCGGCCAGCGACAGTTCGGCGATCAGCAGGCTGACGGTGAACCCGACACCGCCGAGCATCGACACCGCCACCATGTCCCGCCACCCCAGCCCGCGCGGGCGACAGGCCGGGGTGATCCGGATGGCGACCCAGGCGAAGCCGAGGATGCCGACGACCTTCCCGAACAGCAGCCCGGCCATGACGGCGAGCGGGACGGGCGCGGTGAACACCTCGCGCAGCGCGTCGGCCCCGACCGGCACACCCGCCGCGAACAGCGCGAACACCGGCACGCAGAACCCTGCAGACCAGGGCTGCAGCCGGTGCTCCAGCCGCACCGCGGGCGCGTGCCGCTCACCGTCGTCGGGCCGGACCCGGGTGAGCAGGCCGAGCAGGACCCCGGCGATCGTCGCGTGGATCCCGGCCTCGTGGATCGCCACCCAGACCGCGACACCCAACGGCACGTAGATCCACCATGCCCGCACGCGGCGCCGCTGCAGGAACCAGTACAGCGCTGCGCCGAGCAGGCCGGCCCCGAGCGCGAGCAGGTCCAGCCCCGTGCTGAAGACGAACGCGATGACGGCGATCGCACCCAGGTCGTCGGCGACGGCCAGGCCCAACAGGAACACCCGCGCGGTGACCGGCAGGGCCGATCCCGCCAGCGCGAGCACGCCGAGCGCGAACGCGATGTCGGTGGCGACCGGGATCGCCCAGGCCTGCTCCATGCCCGGCGCACCGCCGCCCACGACCAGGGCGACCACCGCCGGCACGACCATCCCGCCCAGTGCCGCAGCCACCGGGAGCAGTGCCTGGCGCAGGCTCGACAGCTCCCCGACGACCAGTTCGCGCTTGAGCTCCAGCCCCACGACGAGGAAGAAGACCGCGAGGAGCCCGTCGGTGGCCCACTGCGCGAGCGTCAGGTCGAGGTGCAGGGCGGCCGGCCCGACGACGGTGTCGCGCAGCCCGACGTACGCACCGGCCCACGGCGAGTTCGCCCACAGCAGCGCCACCGCGGTGGCGACGAGCAGCACCATGCCCCCGACGGTCTCGGTGCGCAGGTAACGGGCGAACTCGGAGACGGGGCGGGGGGCGGTCACGGGCGGCTCCGGAGACGGATCGGGTACGGCAAGGACGTTGCCGACCAGTCTTCCCGGCGCACCGGTGGGGAACCCTACCCGTCGTCGGGACGGCCGCGCAGCCGCTTGACCCGGCCCCGCCGCGTCTTCTCGTCCATCCGGCGGCGCTTCGCCCCCTTCGACGGCTTCGTCGGCCGCCGCGCGGGCGGGTCGGCCGCGGTGGCCCCGCGCAGGGTCGCGGCGAGACGCTCCCGGGCGGCGTCGCGGTTGCGCAGCTGGCTGCGGTGCTCCGATGCGACGACCGTCAGCACCCCGTCGACGAGGCGACCCGCCAGCCGTTCGACGGCCCGGGCGCGCAGGTCGTCGGGCACCGACGGCGAGCGCGCCACGTCGAAGGACAGCTCGACGCGCGAGTCGGTGGTGTTCACGCCCTGCCCACCCGGCCCCGACGCGCGCGAGAACCGCCAGTGCAGCTCCCTCCCGGGAAGCACCAGCGGCCCTCGCACGTGCAGGTCGTCGTCGGCCAGGGCTAGTCCTCGGTCTTGCCGTCCTTGAGCCCCGTGGAGATCAGGTCCATGACGGTGGAGTCGGCCAGCGTCGAGACGTCGCCCACGTCGCGGTTCTCCGCGACATCGCGGAGAAGCCGACGCATGATCTTGCCGGAGCGGGTCTTGGGCAGCTCCTCGACCACGAGGATCTTCTTGGGCTTCGCGATCGGCCCGATCTCCTTGGAGACGTGGTCGCGCAGTGCCTTGATCGCGTCCTCGCCGCCGTCCTTCGCCGCGTTGCCGCGCAGGATGACGAACGCGACGATGCCCTGCCCGGTGGTCTCGTCGGCCGCACCGACGACCGCGGCCTCCGCCACCGTCGGGTGGCTGACCAGCGCCGACTCCACCTCCGTGGTGGAGATGCGGTGCCCGGACACGTTCATCACGTCGTCGACGCGGCCGAGCAGCCAGATGGCGCCGTCGTCGTCGTACTTCGCACCGTCGCCCGCGAAGTAGTAGCCCTGGTCGGCGAAGCGCGACCAGTACGTGTCCTTGTAGCGCTCCTCGTCGCCCCAGATGCCGCGCAGCATCGACGGCCACGGCTTGTCGAGCACCAGGTACCCACCGCCGCCCACGCCGACGGGCTCGGCCTCCTCGGACACGACCTCCGCGCTGATCCCGGGGATCGTGCGCATCGCCGAACCGGGCTTGGTGGCGGTGACGCCGGGGAGCGGGGCGATCATGATCGCGCCGGTCTCGGTCTGCCACCACGTGTCGACGATCGGGCACCTGTCGTGCCCGATGTTCTCCCGGTACCACATCCATGCCTCGGGGTTGATCGGCTCACCGACACTGCCGAGCACCTTGAGGGAGGAGAGGTCGTACTTCTCCGGGATCTCCTTGCCCCACTTCATGAACGTACGGATCAGCGTGGGCGCGGTGTAGTAGATCGAGACGCCGTGCTTCTGCACGATCTCCCAGTGCCGGCCCTCGTGCGGGGTGTTGGGCGTGCCCTCGTAGAGGACCGACGTGGCGCGGTTGGCCAGCGGTCCGTAGACGATGTAGCTGTGCCCGGTGATCCAGCCGATGTCGGCGGTGCACCAGTAGACGCTCTCGCCGGGCTTGTGGTCGAACACCACGTGGTGGGTGTACGCGGCCTGCGTGAGGTATCCGCCCGAGGTGTGCAGGATGCCCTTCGGCTTCCCGGTGGTGCCCGAGGTGTAGAGGATGAACAGCGGGTGCTCGGCGTCGAAGGCCTGCACCTCGTGCTCGTCGGACTGCTTGTCGACGAGGTCGTGCCACCAGACGTCGCGGCCCTCGGTCCAGGGCACCTCGGTCTCGGTGCGCTTGACGACGAGCACGTGCTCGATCGACGGGGTGTCCTTGACCGCCTCGTCGGTGTTCTCCTTCATCGGCGCCGGCTTGCCGCGCCGGAACTGCCCGTCGGAGGTGATGAGCAGCTTGCACTCGGCGTCCTCGATGCGGGCCTTGAGCGCACCGGGGGAGAACCCGCCGAACACGACGCTGTGCATCGCGCCGAGGCGCGCGCAGGCCAGCATCGAGATGACGGCCTCGGGGATCATGGGCAGCTGGATGGCCACCCGGTCGCCCGCCTGCACGCCCAGCTCGGTGAGCGCGTTGGCGGCCTTGCTGACCTCGCTCTTGAGGTCGGCGTAGGTGATGGTGCGGGAGTCGCCGGGCTCGCCCTCCCAGTGGAAGGCCACCTGCTCGCCGTGCCCCTCGTCGACGTGGCGGTCGACGCAGTTGTAGGCGACGTTGAGCTTGCCGTTCACGAACCACTTCGCGAACGGGGGCTGCCAGTCGAGGACCTGGTCCCACTTCTGGTGCCAGTGCAGGCGGTCGGCCTGCTCGGCCCAGAACCCCTCCCGGTCGTCGTCTCCGCGGGCGTACCACTCCTCGGTGGCGTTGGCCTGCGCGGCGAACTCCTCGCTCGGAGGGAAGCTGCGGCTCTCCGTGGACAGGTTGCTCAACGTGGGTCCCGAGTCGGCCATCCGTACCCCTCCTGCTCGTCTTCGCGCCGGGCATCGGCGCCCAGCGCACGTTCTCGGGGGGGACGCTATCGCCCACCACCGACGAATGCACCGGCTGTCCGACCAGTACTCCCCCTACTGGCAGCATGGTTGCGGTGATCGCCACGGACCCGCTCGCACCCCTGACCGCGCTCCCCGGCGTCGCCGACGCCGTGGCCAGGGCCCGCGACGCGGTGGTGGCCGTGCACAACCACCCGGCCAACCGGCAGGGCTGGCCCGCGGGTGCCGCGGAAGCCGGGATCCGGGCCGCGCGCGCCTCGGCCGCGCTCGACGGGGCCCCGCTCGACTCCCCCGACACCGTCACCGACCCGGTCCTCGCGGGCGCGGTCCGGATCGCCGAGGAGTCCGGCCGGTTACTGGCCGCGTGGCGCACCTCTCCGTCGCAGGTCCTGGCCCGCCTGCACGTGCTGGCGGCGACCGACCTGCTCCCCGCCGACCGGCACGGTGCCGAGCTGGGACGGCCGCGGACCGGCGACGGCGTCACCGACCGGCTCGCACTGCTGGCCGGCCTGATCACCGGCGGCACGCGGGCCCCGGCCCCGATCCTGGTCGCCGTCGTGCACGGAGAGTTGCTGGCGCTGCGACCGTTCGGCTCCGCCAGCGGCGTCGTGGCACGGGCCGCTGCACGCCTGACCGCACTCACCGCCGGACTCGACCCCCGCGGCCTGGCCGTTCCCGAGGTCGGCCACCTGCGGCGCGCCGCGGAGTACCGGACGGCGGCCGAGGGCTTCGCGGCGGGCGGCGCACACGGGGTCGGCGAGTGGATCCTGCACTGCTGCGCGCAGTGGGAGGCCGGCGGGCGCGAAGGCCTCTCGATCGCCGACGCCCGCAGCTGAGACCGCACTCGACCGAGACCGCACTCGACCGGGGCGAACGCGAGACGGGCGGCACCCCTCCCGGGGGACCGCCCGTCCACGCGCGACGAATCGGGATCCAGGCGTGCACTACGTGCCGTGTTGGTGGCCTCGGCGTCCGGCGTCCCGGTACGCAGGCCCACGACGACATGCCTCCCGCGGCGTGCTGTGCGTGGAGTGCCCGCTTCCTCGCGCACGGAGCACCGGTCGGGGGAGGCGGATGCTTCTCTGCCGCACCGCCCCTGGCCTCCCGGAAGTCCGTACGACATGTGTAACCCGTGTCACCCGGCACAGCAAGGGCCGACGGCGGGTGCACCGGTTCAGCGACGGTGCGTCACCAACGGCGGCTGCGGTAGGAGTACCAGCCGGCGCCGATCAGGGCGGCCATCCCCACGCTGCCGATCACCGCGGCCGCCGGGACCGGCGGTCGGAACCGCACCCCGAGCGCGACGGGTGCGGTGAAGGTCAGGATCGGCCAGCCGCGCTCCAGCGCCTCCCGGCGCAGCGCCTTGTCCGGGTTGACCGCGGTGGGGTGCCCCACCGCCTCCAGCAGCGGCAGGTCGGTGATCGAGTCGGAGTAGGCGCGGCAGTCGGCGAGCCGGTACCCGCGTGCGGCGGCGATGTCGCGGGCGGCGTGGGCCTTCTCCTCGCCGTAGCAGTAGTACTCGATCTCGCCCGTGTAGCGGCCGTTCACGACGCCCATGCGCGTGGCCAGACAGCGGTCGGCCCCGACGAGCGCGGCGATCGGCTCGACGACCTCCTGGCCCGACGCGGAGAGCACGACCACCTCCTCGCCCGCGGCGCGGTGCTCCGCGATCAGCTCGGTGGCCTCGGCGTAGACCAGCGGCTCGACGATCTCGTGCAGCGTCTCGGCCACGATCGCGCTCACCTGCGCGACGTCCCACCCCGTGCAGAGCTCGGTGATCCGCCTGCGCAGGTGCTCCATCGTCCCGGCGTCGGCACCGGACAGCACGAGCAGCAGTTGCGCGTACCCGCTCCGGAGGACGGCCCGCCTGCTGATCAGTCCCTGACGGCGGAACGGGCGGCTGAACGCCAGCGCACTGGACCCGGCGATGATCGTCTTGTCGAGGTCGAAGAAGGCGGCGGCGGTCGGCCGCCGCGGGAGCGGGATCGACGGCGTACCGGGCATGTCGAGCGAGCTTGCCAGACCACGTGGCCGCCGCAGGTGGCGCGGGGGGCGCGCGTCGCGAAATCGCCGCAGATGCTCCGTCCAGGGGTGCGCGCACGGCCTGATCTCCGGCTACAGTTGACGTCGTCCGGATACGTCCGGACATGGTTCAGCTCGACCCCCCGGAGCTGAACCGACGACGACCCCCGCCAATCCCCCCTGGCGGGGGTCGTCCCGTGTCCGGACGCTCCCCGTCCCAGGCTGCCGCATCGAACCGACGATCCGGTGTCGCGAACCGGCCGAGGGACCGGGTTGTCCACATCGGTCCCCCGCTGTCCACAGAAAGCCGGTTCGTCGCTCCGCACGCCCGATCCCGGGTGACCCTGGATCCCGTCCCGCACCGGGCGGGGCACGACCAGGGAGGCCGCGATGCGCCGATCTCAGCGGGGGCTCGTGATGGTGTCCGACCTCGACCTGCTCGACGCCGTGCTCCGGCTCGCCGCCGCGGCCGGGTGCGAGTTGGAACGGGCAGTCGACGCCACCGCGGCGCGCCGGATGTGGGCCCAGGCACCGGTAGTGCTGCTCGATGCCGGAGCCGCCCAGCACTGCGCGCGCCACGGCCTGCCCCGGCGTGGTCGGGTCGTCGTCGCGGTCCGGGGTGAGCCGCCGCCCGGGGTGTGGCAACAGGCCGTCGCGATCGGGGCGGAGCACGTGGTGTCGCTGCCGGATGCCGAGCCGTGGCTGGTCGCGGCGTTGTCGGAGGCCACCGAGGAACCGCGCGGGCGCGGGCCGGTGCTCGGTGTCGTCGGCGGCCGGGGCGGGGCCGGGGCGTCGGTGCTCGCCGCCGCGGTGGCCGTCGCCGCCGTCCGCGACGGGCGACGGGCGCTGCTGGTCGACTGCGATCCGCTCGGCGGCGGGCTCGACCTGGTACTGGGCGCCGAGGACCTCGACGGCCTGCGCTGGCCCGGGGTCGGCGTCGGCGGCGGGCGGGTCCCGGCGGCCGCGCTGCACGCCGCCCTGCCCGCTCCCGCCGTCGCCGGCCGCGGTGGCGGCCAGCTCGCCCTGCTGTCCTGCGACCGCGCCGCAAGCGGGCCCGGTGCCGCCGCCGTCTCCGCGGTGATCGACGCCGGACGCCGGGCGGGCGAGACGGTCGTCTGCGACCTGCCCCGCCATGGCACCGACGCCGCACTCGCCGCACTCGGTGCGGCCGACCTCGTGGTCCTCGTCGTGCCCGCCGACGTGCGGTCGTGCGCGGCCGCGGCACGGGTCGTCGCGATGCTGGCCGAGCACGGTGCAGTGCCGCGGCTGGTCGTACGCGGGCCCGCCCCGGGCGGGATCGACGCGGCGGAGGTGGCGCGTGCGCTGGAGCTGCCGCTGCTCACCACGATGCGGTCCGAACCGGGTCTCGCCCGTGCGCTGGAACGCGGGGAGGCCCCGGGCCGGACCCGCGGGCCGCTCGCCGCGGCGGCCCGCGCGGTGCTCGCCGAGCTGGGTACGTCCACCGGGAGCGGGTCGTGAGCGAGCGGATGGGCGGGATGTCGGTCGAGCGCGTCCGCTCCCGGCTCGCAGCCACCGGCGACGGCACCGGGGTCGCGGCCGTCGCGGCCGCCGTGCGGGCGGAGTCCGGCGGGGTCGCCTCCGACCTCGACGTGCTCGACGCCCTGCGGGTGCTCCGGGAGGAGTTCGTCGGGGCGGGCCCGCTCGACGCACTGCTGCGCGACCCCCGCACCACCGACGTGCTCGTCAGCGGCGGGGGCCGGGTGTGGGTCGACCGCGGCACCGGGCCCGAACCTGCCGCGGTCCGCCTGCCGGACGAGGCCGCGGTCCGGCGGCTCGCCCAGCGGCTCGCACTGACCGCGGGCCGCCGGCTCGACGACGCCTCCCCCTACGTCGACGGCTGGCTCGCCGAGGCCGGTGTCCGCCTGCACGCGGTGCTCCCGCCCATCTCCCCCGACGGCACGTGCCTGTCGCTGCGCGTGCTGCGGCCCGCGGCCCACGACCTGGGGGCGCTGCAGCGGATGGGCACCATCGACGCGGGAGGCGAGGCCCTGCTGCGGGCCGTCCTCGCAGCGCGGCTGGCCCTGCTCGTCTCCGGGGGAACCGGCACGGGGAAGACCACGATCCTCGGTGCGCTGCTCAGTGCGGTCGATCCGCGGGAGCGCATCGTCTGTGTGGAAGATGCCCAGGAACTGGCCCCTCGGCACCCGCACGTCGTCCGGCTGGTGTCGCGGCCCGCCAACATCGAGGGCGCGGGCGGTGTCGTGCTGCGCGACCTCGTGCGCGAGGCGTTGCGGATGCGGCCCGACCGGCTCGTCGTCGGCGAGGTGCGGGGGGCGGAGGTCGCCGACCTGTTGTCCGCGATGAACACCGGTCACGACGGCGGGGCGGGCACCGTGCACGCCAACTCGGTCCGCGAGGTGCCCGCCCGGCTCGAGGCACTGGCTGCCGTCGGCGGGATGTCGCGGGTGGCGCTGCACAGCCAGCTCGCCGCCGCGGTGCAGGTGGTGCTGCACATGCGCCGTCTGCGCGGCGGGGCGCGCGTCCTCGACGCGGTCGGGGTGCTCGCCCGTTCGGAGACCGAGGTGCAGGTCCTGCCGGCGTGGACCCGGTCCGGCGGCTGGACCACGGAGCGGCAGGCCCTGGGGCGCCTGTTCGCCGAGCGGGAAGTGCCGGCGCCGTGGTGACGATCTCGTGCGCCGCGCTCGCCGCCGCGCTGGCGCTCCTGCCCCCGCCCGCCGCGGTGGCACGGCTGGGCGCGCTCCGGCCGGGCATCGACCGCACGCGACCGTGGCGGTCCCCCGGGGCGGCGCTGCCCGTCGTCGCGGGCGGGGTGGTCGGGCTGGTCGTCGCCGGGCCGGGCGGCGCGGTCGCCGGCCTGTTGATCGGAGCGACGGTCCGCCGCCTCCGGACGGCCCGCCGCACCGAGACCGCCGAGGCGGGCACGGCGGGTGAGCTCGCGTCGGCGATCACGCGGATGGCCGACGAACTCGCCGCCGGTGCGCATCCGGCGACGGCGCTGGGCGGGGCGTCGGCCGACGGTCCGCGGGCCCGCGCCGTCCTCGCCCCCGCGGCTGCCGCGAGCGGACTCGGCGACGACGTCCCGGCCGCCCTCCGCCGCGGCGCCGGGGAGCACCCGGAGGTGACGTCCGAGATCGGGCGGCTCGCCGCGGCCTGGGCCCTGTCCGACCGGTGCGGTGTACCGCTCGCCGAGCTCCTCGCCGGGGCGGCGGCCGACCTCGGCTGGCGCGTGCGGTTCGCCGCGCGGGTGCGTGCGGAGCTGGCCGGGCCACGGGCCACGGCGCTGGTGCTCACGGCGCTGCCCGCGCTCGGTCTGGCACTCGGCCAGTTGGTCGGAGCAGACCCGATCGGGGTGCTGCGCAGCGGACTGCTCGGACAGGCGCTGCTCGTCGTCGGGGTGGCCCTGGCCGCGGCCGGGGTCGCGTGGACCGAGCACATCCTGCGGGCTGCGGTGCCCCGATGACACCCCCGGTCCTGCTCCTGCTCGCCGCGGCCCTGCTCGTGGGCGGGCCCCGCGTCGGCGCGGCGCGGTTGAACGCGACCCCCCGCGCCGGAGTCGGTGCCCCCGCCGCGCTACGACCTGCCTGGATCGCGGTCGGGACCGTGGCGGGCGGTGCCGCCGGCCTGGCACTGGGCGGCCCGGTGGCGGGTGCGGTCTCCCTGCTCGGGTCACTGGGCGCACTGGTCGTCCTGCGCCGGCTGCCGTCGAGGGTGTCCCCTCCCGACCTCGCGACGCTCGCCGCCGGGTGGGAGCTGCTCGGCGTCTGCCTGCGGGCGGGGCTACCGGTGGCCTCGGCCGTCGCCGCGGCGGCCGGCCCGCTGCCCGGCCCCACCGGGGTCGAGCTGCGGCGGGTGGCCGGGTTGCTCGAGCTCGGCGCCGACCCGGCCGACGCGTGGCAGGCGGCGCAGGACGTCCCCGTCCTCGCCGTGTTCGCCCGGGCCGCCGGGCGCTCGGCGGGCACCGGCGCGGCGCTCGCCCAGGTCGCGGTCGCAGAGGCCGCCCGCGTGCGCGCCGAGCTCGTCGACACCGCACAGGCACGTGCCCAGCGGGCAGGCGTGCTGATCACCGGGCCGCTCGGCCTGTGCTTCCTGCCCGCCTTCCTGGTCCTCGGCATCGCCCCGGTCGTCATCGGCCTGGCGGGCCAGGCACTCGCACGGTGGTGACCACCGTGTCCGTCCCGACGAAGGAGACAACCCATGATCACGACCCTGACCCGACGCCTGCACCGGCTCGCCGCCCGCGACGACGG
It contains:
- a CDS encoding TadA family conjugal transfer-associated ATPase, with the translated sequence MGGMSVERVRSRLAATGDGTGVAAVAAAVRAESGGVASDLDVLDALRVLREEFVGAGPLDALLRDPRTTDVLVSGGGRVWVDRGTGPEPAAVRLPDEAAVRRLAQRLALTAGRRLDDASPYVDGWLAEAGVRLHAVLPPISPDGTCLSLRVLRPAAHDLGALQRMGTIDAGGEALLRAVLAARLALLVSGGTGTGKTTILGALLSAVDPRERIVCVEDAQELAPRHPHVVRLVSRPANIEGAGGVVLRDLVREALRMRPDRLVVGEVRGAEVADLLSAMNTGHDGGAGTVHANSVREVPARLEALAAVGGMSRVALHSQLAAAVQVVLHMRRLRGGARVLDAVGVLARSETEVQVLPAWTRSGGWTTERQALGRLFAEREVPAPW
- the acs gene encoding acetate--CoA ligase, with the protein product MADSGPTLSNLSTESRSFPPSEEFAAQANATEEWYARGDDDREGFWAEQADRLHWHQKWDQVLDWQPPFAKWFVNGKLNVAYNCVDRHVDEGHGEQVAFHWEGEPGDSRTITYADLKSEVSKAANALTELGVQAGDRVAIQLPMIPEAVISMLACARLGAMHSVVFGGFSPGALKARIEDAECKLLITSDGQFRRGKPAPMKENTDEAVKDTPSIEHVLVVKRTETEVPWTEGRDVWWHDLVDKQSDEHEVQAFDAEHPLFILYTSGTTGKPKGILHTSGGYLTQAAYTHHVVFDHKPGESVYWCTADIGWITGHSYIVYGPLANRATSVLYEGTPNTPHEGRHWEIVQKHGVSIYYTAPTLIRTFMKWGKEIPEKYDLSSLKVLGSVGEPINPEAWMWYRENIGHDRCPIVDTWWQTETGAIMIAPLPGVTATKPGSAMRTIPGISAEVVSEEAEPVGVGGGGYLVLDKPWPSMLRGIWGDEERYKDTYWSRFADQGYYFAGDGAKYDDDGAIWLLGRVDDVMNVSGHRISTTEVESALVSHPTVAEAAVVGAADETTGQGIVAFVILRGNAAKDGGEDAIKALRDHVSKEIGPIAKPKKILVVEELPKTRSGKIMRRLLRDVAENRDVGDVSTLADSTVMDLISTGLKDGKTED
- a CDS encoding HAD family hydrolase produces the protein MPGTPSIPLPRRPTAAAFFDLDKTIIAGSSALAFSRPFRRQGLISRRAVLRSGYAQLLLVLSGADAGTMEHLRRRITELCTGWDVAQVSAIVAETLHEIVEPLVYAEATELIAEHRAAGEEVVVLSASGQEVVEPIAALVGADRCLATRMGVVNGRYTGEIEYYCYGEEKAHAARDIAAARGYRLADCRAYSDSITDLPLLEAVGHPTAVNPDKALRREALERGWPILTFTAPVALGVRFRPPVPAAAVIGSVGMAALIGAGWYSYRSRRW
- a CDS encoding oxidoreductase gives rise to the protein MIATDPLAPLTALPGVADAVARARDAVVAVHNHPANRQGWPAGAAEAGIRAARASAALDGAPLDSPDTVTDPVLAGAVRIAEESGRLLAAWRTSPSQVLARLHVLAATDLLPADRHGAELGRPRTGDGVTDRLALLAGLITGGTRAPAPILVAVVHGELLALRPFGSASGVVARAAARLTALTAGLDPRGLAVPEVGHLRRAAEYRTAAEGFAAGGAHGVGEWILHCCAQWEAGGREGLSIADARS
- a CDS encoding type II secretion system F family protein; this translates as MVTISCAALAAALALLPPPAAVARLGALRPGIDRTRPWRSPGAALPVVAGGVVGLVVAGPGGAVAGLLIGATVRRLRTARRTETAEAGTAGELASAITRMADELAAGAHPATALGGASADGPRARAVLAPAAAASGLGDDVPAALRRGAGEHPEVTSEIGRLAAAWALSDRCGVPLAELLAGAAADLGWRVRFAARVRAELAGPRATALVLTALPALGLALGQLVGADPIGVLRSGLLGQALLVVGVALAAAGVAWTEHILRAAVPR
- a CDS encoding type II secretion system F family protein, which translates into the protein MTPPVLLLLAAALLVGGPRVGAARLNATPRAGVGAPAALRPAWIAVGTVAGGAAGLALGGPVAGAVSLLGSLGALVVLRRLPSRVSPPDLATLAAGWELLGVCLRAGLPVASAVAAAAGPLPGPTGVELRRVAGLLELGADPADAWQAAQDVPVLAVFARAAGRSAGTGAALAQVAVAEAARVRAELVDTAQARAQRAGVLITGPLGLCFLPAFLVLGIAPVVIGLAGQALARW
- the nhaA gene encoding Na+/H+ antiporter NhaA, yielding MTAPRPVSEFARYLRTETVGGMVLLVATAVALLWANSPWAGAYVGLRDTVVGPAALHLDLTLAQWATDGLLAVFFLVVGLELKRELVVGELSSLRQALLPVAAALGGMVVPAVVALVVGGGAPGMEQAWAIPVATDIAFALGVLALAGSALPVTARVFLLGLAVADDLGAIAVIAFVFSTGLDLLALGAGLLGAALYWFLQRRRVRAWWIYVPLGVAVWVAIHEAGIHATIAGVLLGLLTRVRPDDGERHAPAVRLEHRLQPWSAGFCVPVFALFAAGVPVGADALREVFTAPVPLAVMAGLLFGKVVGILGFAWVAIRITPACRPRGLGWRDMVAVSMLGGVGFTVSLLIAELSLADLPEVLDAAKAAVLIASAAAALIGAALLLRRGRVHATPDEGT
- the arfB gene encoding alternative ribosome rescue aminoacyl-tRNA hydrolase ArfB, with amino-acid sequence MADDDLHVRGPLVLPGRELHWRFSRASGPGGQGVNTTDSRVELSFDVARSPSVPDDLRARAVERLAGRLVDGVLTVVASEHRSQLRNRDAARERLAATLRGATAADPPARRPTKPSKGAKRRRMDEKTRRGRVKRLRGRPDDG
- the ssd gene encoding septum site-determining protein Ssd, whose product is MRRSQRGLVMVSDLDLLDAVLRLAAAAGCELERAVDATAARRMWAQAPVVLLDAGAAQHCARHGLPRRGRVVVAVRGEPPPGVWQQAVAIGAEHVVSLPDAEPWLVAALSEATEEPRGRGPVLGVVGGRGGAGASVLAAAVAVAAVRDGRRALLVDCDPLGGGLDLVLGAEDLDGLRWPGVGVGGGRVPAAALHAALPAPAVAGRGGGQLALLSCDRAASGPGAAAVSAVIDAGRRAGETVVCDLPRHGTDAALAALGAADLVVLVVPADVRSCAAAARVVAMLAEHGAVPRLVVRGPAPGGIDAAEVARALELPLLTTMRSEPGLARALERGEAPGRTRGPLAAAARAVLAELGTSTGSGS